A region from the Eptesicus fuscus isolate TK198812 chromosome 1, DD_ASM_mEF_20220401, whole genome shotgun sequence genome encodes:
- the LOC129148876 gene encoding protein FAM47A-like, producing MAGSQWPLPEPHKGWLLKSDLRKKALLESGLLKRWVSGPKLDKGLLRPELSKKWLLGPGPLEPVALGMKCKPWFKDRNRLPSCCFSRHKDGLGKCPTSMDSRRWVFVKEGVDDFRTGCPSPEDMITRGPREGFLPMIAHRIPRPPPKKIHRKPPKGADLGSKLSPAQRARKAFVENIEVNLKKHPLADFPNLEDDLPPDLLLKVLEVLDPDRELEDTWAYCEGTKERKKTHTQLCEKHPEEVNLEAPQAVNLEPPEAVNLEPPEAVKLEPPEAVNVESPWKFNPESPWKFNLEPPEAENQEPPEEVNLEPEEKDHVKSAKECLQSYLFSLFPEEETKEPCTTDIPKVPGYINPRKTVHEFCKWIDDNFGDIGIDEESIMKKFEIDFEGPLTHTTVKIKKISQLPLDIRPCKQLDGLKQRKFSLQEDNWERKLRKPPDPYKPKREKIRYGAWYLDPKIWTKLVNDAPLPDPKVVRDKDYWCYTRHLEPDIIDELYGPIAFKDFIVSKGYNMPVVIEKMFLRKGWKYESVKTPIHRVMKLLSKPKEEDSGDEED from the coding sequence ATGGCGGGCAGTCAGTGGCCCTTACCGGAGCCCCACAAGGGGTGGCTGTTGAAGTCGGACCTGAGGAAGAAGGCGCTCTTGGAGTCGGGGCTGCTCAAGCGGTGGGTGTCAGGGCCGAAGCTGGACAAGGGGCTCCTAAGGCCAGAGCTCAGCAAGAAGTGGCTCCTAGGGCCAGGGCCGCTGGAACCCGTGGCCCTGGGCATGAAATGTAAGCCCTGGTTCAAGGACAGGAACAGGTTGCCTTCCTGCTGTTTCTCCAGGCACAAGGACGGTCTTGGGAAGTGCCCCACCTCCATGGACAGCCGGCGGTGGGTATTTGTGAAGGAGGGGGTGGACGACTTCAGAACGGGCTGTCCATCTCCTGAAGATATGATCACTCGTGGCCCTCGGGAGGGCTTTCTCCCCATGATTGCTCATAGGATTCCCCGCCCTCCGCCCAAAAAGATTCACAGGAAGCCGCCCAAGGGAGCGGACCTGGGTTCCAAGCTCTCGCCAGCCCAGCGAGCACGGAAGGCCTTTGTAGAGAACATTGAAGTCAACCTGAAGAAGCATCCCTTGGCGGACTTCCCCAATCTGGAGGATGATCTCCCTCCAGACCTCCTCCTCAAGGTGCTGGAAGTGCTAGATCCTGACAGGGAGCTGGAGGACACATGGGCTTATTGTGAGGGCaccaaggaaagaaagaagacccACACACAGCTGTGTGAAAAACATCCTGAGGAGGTCAACCTGGAAGCTCCCCAGGCAGTGAACCTGGAACCTCCCGAGGCAGTCAACCTGGAGCCTCCCGAGGCAGTCAAACTGGAACCTCCTGAGGCAGTCAACGTGGAATCTCCCTGGAAGTTCAACCCAGAATCTCCCTGGAAGTTCAACCTGGAACCTCCAGAGGCGGAGAACCAGGAACCTCCCGAAGAAGTCAACCTGGAACCTGAGGAAAAAGACCATGTGAAATCGGCCAAAGAGTGTCTCCAGTCTTATTTATTCAGTTTGTTTCCTGAGGAAGAGACAAAAGAACCATGCACAACCGATATCCCCAAAGTTCCTGGTTACATAAACCCAAGAAAAACAGTTCATGAATTCTGCAAATGGATTGATGATAATTTTGGAGACATAGGCATTGATGAAGAGTCCAtcatgaaaaagtttgaaattgACTTTGAGGGCCCACTCACCCATACTAcagtcaaaataaagaaaataagccaGCTTCCTTTGGATATAAGGCCCTGCAAACAGCTAGATGGTTTAAAGCAGAGAAAATTCTCCCTGCAGGAAGATAACTGGGAAAGGAAACTCCGAAAACCACCTGACCCTTATAAACCCAAACGGGAGAAGATAAGGTATGGAGCATGGTACCTGGATCCCAAAATCTGGACAAAGCTGGTCAATGACGCGCCTTTGCCCGACCCTAAAGTCGTCCGTGACAAGGATTATTGGTGCTATACAAGGCATCTTGAACCAGACATTATTGATGAACTCTATGGACCAATTGCCTTCAAAGATTTCATTGTAAGCAAGGGCTACAATATGCCAGTTGTGATTGAGAAGATGTTTTTAAGGAAGGGATGGAAATATGAGTCTGTGAAGACTCCTATACACAGAGTAATGAAACTTCTCTCCAAACCCAAAGAGGAGGATTCAGGGGATGAAGAGGATTAG